Proteins found in one Nerophis ophidion isolate RoL-2023_Sa linkage group LG21, RoL_Noph_v1.0, whole genome shotgun sequence genomic segment:
- the LOC133539910 gene encoding oocyte zinc finger protein XlCOF22-like, producing MCERTIAEYEEELCQAKEEKERQHQLLDAVLKKHEVVLHITDVQQSPNIKEEDLHPPCVKEAEPKPSHIKEEEEKVWISQEEECLLGQEEADLTKFPLTVVSVKTEDHEDKPPESSPLHHSSNICEEHILSEQQEWSVGMEQKEPQPSHIKEEEEAPQPMHMKEEEEENSISQEGEHLEWLEEFPVIGVIVKSEANEVKGESDKNREGEPPSSNSTQYMTTEADGDHCGGSQTDKLLAPLSDTDDTTSRSPDIDEEDSKSDKTCHTDNTHFKCSHCDKTFKYRCSLKLHMRIHTGEKPFACSECGKSFGRKNVLKEHMHTHTGEKSFSCSVCGKGFVQSQNLKVHMGIHNGEKPFSCAECGKYFVQRRYLTKHMSIHTGEKHFPCSACGKGFSQKFCLKEHMKIHTGEKHFTCSICGKSFVQSQNLKVHMRIHTGEKPFICSICGKNFVEGNNLKVHMRTHTGEKPFTCPTCGKGFVTSQNLKEHMRIHTGEKPFNCSVCGKGYVNYRNCKVHMRKHTGESVELQCV from the exons ACGTCCAGCAGTCCCCtaacattaaagaggaagatctACATCCCCCTTGTGTTAAAGAGGCGGAGCCAAAGCCATCGcatattaaagaggaagaggagaaagtgtggatcagtcaagaggaagagtgtcttctagggcaggaggaagctgatctcaccaagtttccactgactgttgtctctgtgaagactgaagaccatgaagacaaaccacctgagtcctcaccgCTTCATCACAGttcaa ACATATGTGAAGAACATATTCTCTCTGAGCAGCAGGAATGGAGCGTCGGGATGGAGCAGAaagagccacagccctcccacattaaagaagaagaggaggccCCACAGCCAATGcacatgaaagaggaagaggaggaaaacagtatcagtcaggaggGGGAGCATCttgaatggttggaggagttcccagtgattggcgtgattgtgaagagtgaagctaatgaggtcaaaggtgaaagtgataAGAATAGAGAGGGGGAACCTCCAAGCAGCAACTCAACACAatacatgacaacagaagctgatggagaccactgtggaggatcacagacagacaagctcttagctccactatctgATACTGACGACACAACATCACGCTCTCCTGACATTGATGAGGAAGACTCTAAAtctgataagacatgtcacactgacaacactcactttaaatgttctcactgtgacaaaacgtTTAAATACCGTTGTAGTCTGAaattacacatgagaatacacactggagaaaaaccttttgcctgctcagaatgtggtaaaagttttggccgaaaaaatgtgttgaaagaacacatgcacacgcatactGGAGAAAAATCATTTTCCTGCtcagtctgtggtaaaggttttgtgcaaagtcaaaatttgaaagtacacatgggaatacacaatggagaaaaacctttttcctgcgcAGAGTGTGGTAAATATTTTGTCCAAAGACGGTATTTGACAAAACACATGAGtatacacacaggagaaaaacattTTCCCTGCTCAGCATGTGGTAAAGGATTTTCGCAGAAATTTtgtttgaaagaacacatgaaaatacacactggtgaaaaacatttcacctgttcaatctgtggtaaaagttttgtacaaagtcaaaatttaaaagtacacatgagaatacacactggagaaaaaccttttatttgttcaatctgtggtaaaaattttgTAGAAGgtaacaatttgaaagtacacatgagaacacacaccggggaAAAACCATTTACCTGTCCAacatgtggtaaaggttttgtaacaagtcaaaatttgaaagaacacatgagaatacacactggtgaaaaaccttttaactgttcagtctgtggtaaaggttaTGTAAACTATCGAAATTGTAAAGTCcacatgagaaaacacactggtgaaagtgttgagttgcagtgtgtgtga